The stretch of DNA ATCACGTAGAAACATTGCAACAGCAACTTAGAGAAGCGGAGAATTATAACACTGACGGCAACCAAATAGTAAAAGAcctcgaaaataaaataaaattactagAATTCGAAAACACGACTGCGAAAGATAACGAATTTCAACTTAAGAAAGCATTagatataaaagagaaacacattTCCGTAGTAGAAGCAAATAGCTTAGAAGCCAATAATACACTCGAATCCGAAAAGGaagaattacaaaataatcTAACCGCAGGTCAAAAGCAGATAGAAACCCTCAACAGTCAAATCACCGCACTCAAACTTGAAAACGAAttaggaaaacaacaaattactCAGATtacgcaaacaaaaaataaaacccataGTAATTACGTTACCGCCAcattgcaaattaaaaaatacgaagaagaaataatagaCTTAAAAGACGATAAAGAACAGCTAGAAAATAGGATATCCAATCTTGAGGAACGCAataaagatttaaaagaaagggaaaaagcttATCACGACGCCGAAGATCAGTACGAAAGGAACTTTCAGGAAATCGCAGAAAAAACCTTCGAGACAACCAAATTTATAGACGAATTACAAAGCTTCACAGGACGAGACTCATTAGATAAATCATTATTCACTGAACTCGATACAGAAAAAGTAGATATTGTAACGACTGTTTTGGCTTGTTGTTTAGCCCTCTGGTGGTAGTAGCATTCACTACTAAAATTAACCTAACCTTGCTCGGCCTTCTTTTATATTGACCTCGCCTTCCCCTGTTTTCAACCTTGTTTTGGCCTTTGGAGTTCAGTTCAGTTGTGTTCATCTGTAGCTTCGGTTCTCTTTTAGTGCTTGCCTTTTTTCCTGTGCTCTTGGTGTAGTTAGTACTGTTGgtgaaacaataaaacactTAGATAGTCACCAACAGTAACAGTCTATCTCTTCGTGCTGGCTCTTGTGAAAAGGGAGTCAGCAGAGAGATTGATGTTTCTTATGTGACTCCACCACAAGTGTAAGCTTAATCATCCCGTGCGTAACATTTGGTGGAGATGCAGGGTAGCTACACTTGTTGGTGAAACAACTTATGGTGAAACAACTTAACTTTTGAAtcggtgtaaaaaaaaaaatttttttgagcAATTTCGTGTTGGAAATTGAGGCGTCTCGTGGCCAATGTTTATGTTACATCGCGTGGTTCATCTTCAGTATTCGATCGGTCACGTATCGTTCCAAATTGTTGAAAGGGACAAATTTATCTATCTCCTTTTATTTCGTAGGTTTATCTTGGATTTGGGAAGAGTTTCATTGATTGGCAAGTTTGAGTTAACGTTGAGACACCTATACGTTGGTGTGACGTGGGAGCCAAGTCGTTTAACGTTTTTCCTACTCTCGCATTAACGACATTGTGTTGCGAACGGAGCTATTTAACCTTATAAATTCCTTTAAAATCCACTTAATAATTCTTTTCTGCTCTTATTCTAGATTTTTGTCGAAGATTTGTTGCTTTTGGGTCTCAACTTGGATGTTGATGAATTGTTTTGAATTGTGAGAAGCGAACCAGACCCAAAGGCTGGTAAGTGGTGTCCCCTAATTGaacagattttaaatttaggtgAGGGGCTTCGCCTCCGACGGTTTATTCTGTGTTTTTCGGTTTAAAGTTTGGCTCCATCTTTCCCCTTAGCATAATTGGGCAGTGTTGAGTTAGGTTGGGTGGTCTATTTGGAGAGCGAGTAAATTTATCTTTGGCTGATTATCCTTTTATCTGTTGCTTGGTCGTAGAAGGGTTAAGCTATTGTGTAGTCCCCTTTTCTCACTTGACTTattattgttgattttgaaatgGCTGCTGCTCGTCGTCGAGCACAGGAGGCTGTAGCACCCCCTCCTGCCCCTGTTGTACAAATTCAAAGGCGTGCGAAAGACCCCCCAACTTTCGAAGGGAAACCCCAAGACGACGTTGTAGCTTGGTTGGAAGAATACCAGGATACTGCAGATTTTAATTTGTGGTCCCCAGAAGAGAGTTTACGTCAAGTAAGGTGGGCTTTGACGGGGTTCGCAAAAAATTGGTACCGGAATCTCCAACCCCAACCGGCAACTTTTCCCCAATTTTCTCAAGTAATTCGGGCTGCATTTAAACATCCGGCTTATGATTCGGGGATGGCGTCTCAATTGCGTAACCGGAAACAAGGAATTGATGAATCCCCGGTTATGTATTGCTTTGACAAATTAAATCTTTGTAATCGGGTAGATCCTAGAATGACAGAGGGAGTAAAATTGGACCATTTGATTCGGGGAATGAAGCCAACTCTTGTTGAAAAAGTTTACCCCTCTATTGATTTCGCGAACCCTAATACTGCTGCATTTGTGCAGTTAGTACAGTTGCATCATCAGGCAACTTGGGTCGCCAATTCCAACGATTGGGTGCCCCCCGAAACTGAGAAACCTGTTAACCAATTCCTAGTTACCTCTCCTGGGACTTCCGCTCATTCCTCCCCTGTAACAGATGGGCAGAGTAAATTTATTACCCAAACCCAACTTACGAATCAATTAGAGAATTTCGAGAAACAATTGACCTCCAAACTAGAAAAAGACTTAAGGGCGGAGTTGACCAAATACAAGAGGGAATTGCGAGATGATTTCAAGGAAATTCAGGAGAAGGGATTTGGGGAATTGTTGGAAGGCGTGGGAAAGGCAGTCCGGACCGAATTAAAGAGAAATGGAGTGAGTAATCAGCAGAAAAGGTCATTTGGAGGTGAAAATAGTTCGGGGAATCGATTTAATGGTGGAAATTTTGGGAAGCGCAGACGAACGGAAGATGGGCGTCCCATTTGTTATCAATGCAACACCCCGGGCCATATAGCAAAAAATTGTGGGAACCAAGGGCGTTCACATCAACAACCACTTAAGCCCACTATCGACTCTGTTCCAAAAAACTAGGTTCGGCCCAGGGGAAGGAAAAAGACCACGCCATGTTTGCCCTCACCGTTCCGTTAACGTTTCGACATGATTTGGTTCTTAAAAAAGTAGTATGTCATGAAGTGGAGGTGGAGTCTATAGTAGACACTGGCGCGGGAGTTTCCGTTATTTCCCCTGAATTACGCAACCGACTACAATTAGAATCACATAAATGGGAGGGTCGTTTCTTATTATTGGCGGATGGCCAAAAAGTTTATCCTGAGTCTTGTGTAAACCTTCCAATAATGGTAGATGATAGGCAAATTGTCATTCAACCTGTTGTTATGCACATTAATGGATTTGATTTACTGCTGGGGAACGATGCCTTACgacaattacaaaaaatccGAATCGACTACCAGGCAAACGAAGCAAACATGGAATTGGGAAGGGATGATCTGAATGTAGTAGAAGCCCCTTTGGAAGTGGGAAAGGTTCGTAATCGAAAGTCACGTTGCATTCCGGCTTATTCTATGATTTCGGTAGCTGTAGACATGCCCCCTATGCCGATTCCACATACTAGACTACTTGAGCCTTCCGCTAAAGCCATGGGGGATAAGGGGATATCATTTGGTCGATTAATAATCCCAGTCGAGACCGACCCtctcaaaaaaatttacgttcCCTTGGTTAATTTCTCGAATAAGAAACAGTGGGTCCCAAAAGGCATTATATTAGGGACTGTCGTTCCTATAACTGCCCCTGTAATCGATGTTGAAAATCCAGTCCATCTGGGGAAAGAATTTGACTTTGATGCTGTAATTAATAAGAATTTATCCCCAAAAGATCGCGCTGCCGTTCGAGCTTTACTCGAGCGTTATTACAAATGTTTTGCCCTATCAACTCACGATTTGGGATGTTCTAATTTAGTCCAGCATCAAATTCATACGGGGACCCATCCACCAGTCCATCAAGCTCCCTACCCGAGTGCGTATAAACAAAGACACCTAATACAAGGTCAGGTGGGGGAAATGTTGAATGATGACGTCATCGAGCCGTCTACTAGT from Daphnia pulex isolate KAP4 chromosome 4, ASM2113471v1 encodes:
- the LOC124192245 gene encoding uncharacterized protein LOC124192245, with protein sequence MAAARRRAQEAVAPPPAPVVQIQRRAKDPPTFEGKPQDDVVAWLEEYQDTADFNLWSPEESLRQVRWALTGFAKNWYRNLQPQPATFPQFSQVIRAAFKHPAYDSGMASQLRNRKQGIDESPVMYCFDKLNLCNRVDPRMTEGVKLDHLIRGMKPTLVEKVYPSIDFANPNTAAFVQLVQLHHQATWVANSNDWVPPETEKPVNQFLVTSPGTSAHSSPVTDGQSKFITQTQLTNQLENFEKQLTSKLEKDLRAELTKYKRELRDDFKEIQEKGFGELLEGVGKAVRTELKRNGVSNQQKRSFGGENSSGNRFNGGNFGKRRRTEDGRPICYQCNTPGHIAKNCGNQGRSHQQPLKPTIDSVPKN